From Ignavibacteriota bacterium, the proteins below share one genomic window:
- the kdsA gene encoding 3-deoxy-8-phosphooctulonate synthase, giving the protein MNVTVGHITIGRGLPLVLIAGPCVIENRDLVMRTAEAVKKASDARKMPVIFKSSYKKANRTSKTGFTGPGMDEGLRILGEVRAQFGMPVLTDIHTEDEAVSAGLVVDVLQIPAFLCRQSELLQAAGRTGKVVNIKKGQFLAPGDMRHAADKVRETGNHNIMLTERGATFGYHNLVVDMRALPIMRATGCPVVLDATHAVQLPGGDASGGRSGGQPEFIFPIARAGVAAGVDALFVEVHPDPASALSDAASQLRLDLLGALLEQVLPIHDVVKGL; this is encoded by the coding sequence ATGAATGTCACCGTCGGTCACATCACCATCGGCCGCGGACTTCCGCTTGTCCTCATTGCGGGTCCGTGCGTCATCGAGAACCGCGACCTCGTCATGCGCACCGCCGAGGCCGTGAAGAAGGCCTCCGATGCCCGGAAGATGCCGGTCATTTTCAAGTCGTCCTATAAGAAGGCCAACCGCACAAGTAAGACCGGCTTCACCGGCCCGGGGATGGACGAAGGGCTCAGGATCCTCGGGGAAGTGCGTGCACAATTCGGGATGCCCGTATTGACGGACATCCATACAGAGGATGAAGCGGTCTCGGCCGGGCTTGTCGTCGATGTGCTCCAGATCCCGGCGTTTCTCTGCCGGCAGTCGGAGTTGCTGCAGGCGGCGGGGCGGACGGGGAAGGTGGTGAATATCAAGAAGGGGCAATTCCTTGCGCCGGGCGACATGCGGCATGCCGCGGACAAGGTGCGGGAGACCGGGAACCACAACATCATGCTCACCGAGCGGGGCGCGACATTCGGCTACCACAATCTCGTGGTCGACATGCGGGCGCTGCCGATCATGCGCGCGACCGGATGCCCCGTGGTGCTCGATGCGACCCATGCGGTCCAGCTCCCGGGCGGCGATGCCTCGGGGGGACGGTCCGGCGGACAGCCGGAATTCATCTTCCCCATCGCGAGGGCAGGCGTCGCCGCGGGTGTGGATGCCCTCTTCGTCGAGGTCCATCCTGACCCGGCCTCGGCCCTCAGTGATGCCGCAAGCCAGTTGCGCCTGGACCTTCTCGGCGCACTGCTCGAACAGGTCCTTCCTATCCACGACGTTGTGAAGGGGCTCTGA
- a CDS encoding dicarboxylate/amino acid:cation symporter, whose product MPFRLPRLQLHNKILLALVLGAAFGAFFNVSKYELAITSRSNGEWVTEEAAHWSSVEFVGADGKVFATFGPEDQLRILPAFNKLKPDEKRTTAVRVVQDTPDPGGKAVRVERTIENVSSIEKVKTIAVMIKPVGTIFIRLLMFVAIPLVISSLIVGASSLGDIRKVGRIGAKTLLFYAITIVSAITIGLVLVNAIQPGTRLAPEAREKLITEFQGNSTAVLTSDAELNLTDMLVRIVATNPIEAMAKGDMLQIVFFSLMVGVSLTAIAKEKSAHVIGFFDGFSDLMIHMVDMIMTIAPYGVFALIAATVGEFGFEILTTLAWYAGTLILGFLIHQFITLGLMVRAFGGLHPWRFFRALKDVMLIAFSSSSSAATLPINMETCEQKLGVPKQITSFVLPLGATVNMDGTSMYQAVATVFIAQVYGIDLGLTAQLTILFTAVLASIGTAPVPGVGIVMLIIVLRSVNVPEEGIALILGVDRILDMMRTVLNVSGDAVVAVIMAKQEGVLENPEGVAA is encoded by the coding sequence ATGCCATTCCGCCTCCCCAGGCTTCAATTGCACAATAAGATCCTCCTTGCTCTCGTCCTCGGGGCGGCCTTCGGTGCGTTCTTCAATGTGAGTAAGTATGAACTCGCCATCACCAGCCGCTCCAACGGCGAATGGGTGACGGAGGAGGCCGCGCACTGGTCTTCGGTCGAGTTCGTCGGGGCCGATGGCAAAGTGTTCGCCACGTTCGGGCCGGAGGACCAGCTCCGGATCCTCCCGGCATTCAACAAGCTGAAACCGGACGAGAAGCGTACGACGGCCGTCCGTGTCGTCCAGGACACTCCGGATCCCGGAGGGAAGGCGGTCCGGGTCGAGCGGACGATCGAAAACGTGTCGTCGATCGAAAAAGTGAAGACCATCGCGGTCATGATCAAACCGGTCGGTACGATCTTCATCCGGTTGCTGATGTTCGTCGCTATCCCGCTGGTCATCTCTTCCCTGATCGTGGGGGCATCAAGCCTCGGCGATATCAGAAAGGTCGGGCGCATCGGGGCGAAGACCCTCCTGTTCTACGCGATCACGATCGTTTCGGCGATCACGATCGGACTGGTCCTGGTGAACGCCATCCAGCCCGGAACACGTCTTGCGCCGGAGGCTCGTGAGAAGCTGATCACGGAGTTCCAGGGGAATAGCACCGCGGTCCTGACCAGCGACGCTGAATTAAACCTCACAGACATGCTGGTGCGGATCGTGGCAACGAACCCGATCGAGGCGATGGCGAAGGGCGACATGCTCCAGATCGTCTTCTTCTCCTTGATGGTCGGCGTCAGTCTGACCGCCATTGCGAAGGAGAAATCGGCACACGTCATCGGATTCTTCGACGGTTTCAGCGATCTGATGATCCATATGGTCGATATGATCATGACGATCGCTCCGTATGGCGTGTTCGCCCTCATCGCTGCGACCGTGGGAGAGTTCGGATTCGAGATCCTGACGACGCTGGCGTGGTACGCCGGCACGCTCATCCTCGGATTCCTGATCCATCAGTTCATCACCCTCGGCCTGATGGTGCGGGCATTCGGGGGGCTGCACCCGTGGCGTTTCTTCCGCGCGCTGAAGGATGTCATGCTCATCGCGTTCAGTTCGAGCTCCAGCGCCGCCACGCTGCCGATCAATATGGAGACCTGCGAGCAGAAACTCGGCGTCCCGAAGCAGATCACCAGTTTCGTCCTCCCGCTCGGTGCGACCGTCAATATGGATGGCACGTCGATGTATCAGGCCGTGGCCACCGTCTTTATCGCCCAGGTGTACGGTATCGATCTCGGCCTGACCGCGCAGCTCACCATCCTGTTCACGGCGGTCCTTGCGTCGATCGGCACCGCGCCGGTCCCCGGCGTGGGCATCGTCATGCTGATCATCGTGCTGAGGTCGGTCAATGTTCCGGAGGAGGGCATCGCGCTGATCCTTGGTGTGGACCGCATCCTGGATATGATGCGGACCGTCCTCAATGTGAGCGGCGATGCGGTCGTTGCGGTGATCATGGCAAAGCAGGAAGGTGTTCTCGAGAACCCTGAAGGAGTGGCAGCATGA
- the ispE gene encoding 4-(cytidine 5'-diphospho)-2-C-methyl-D-erythritol kinase has protein sequence MFQAYAKINIGLYVVERRPDGFHNIETVFHRVAVADALRMEPAAAIEVTSSSPEAPSDQTNICYKAAAMLQMHLGMSQGVHIHIEKHVPVGAGLGGGSADAACVLRELPHLWKGAVPDSILRTMALTLGSDVPYFLSPGSAVAGGRGEVLEYFHLDVPYSILLCNPEIHVATGWAYGQITPNTEQKPADLAAVVRAGMRDPVLLREQLRNDFEPVVFRAYPEVRQIKEQMLKAGALFSMMSGSGSTVYGLFPDEPAAHRCAAPFAAAGYRTFVTPPHFTGA, from the coding sequence ATGTTCCAGGCCTACGCAAAGATCAATATCGGCCTCTACGTCGTCGAGAGGCGCCCGGATGGCTTCCACAACATCGAGACGGTCTTCCACCGTGTCGCCGTTGCCGATGCCCTTCGGATGGAACCTGCTGCTGCGATCGAGGTGACATCCTCGTCGCCCGAAGCGCCATCCGACCAGACCAACATTTGCTACAAAGCAGCGGCCATGCTGCAGATGCACCTTGGGATGTCGCAGGGGGTGCACATTCACATCGAGAAGCACGTGCCTGTCGGGGCCGGACTCGGTGGCGGCAGCGCTGACGCAGCGTGCGTCCTCCGTGAGCTCCCCCACCTCTGGAAGGGAGCGGTCCCGGACTCCATTCTCCGTACGATGGCACTCACGCTCGGCTCGGACGTCCCGTATTTTCTCTCACCCGGTTCCGCTGTCGCCGGCGGCCGGGGCGAGGTCCTCGAGTATTTCCATCTTGACGTGCCGTACAGTATCCTCCTTTGCAATCCCGAGATCCACGTCGCCACCGGATGGGCCTACGGGCAGATCACACCGAATACTGAACAGAAGCCCGCTGACCTCGCCGCGGTCGTCCGCGCGGGTATGCGCGACCCGGTACTCCTGCGAGAGCAGCTCCGCAACGATTTTGAACCGGTGGTCTTCAGGGCCTATCCGGAGGTTCGCCAGATCAAGGAACAGATGCTCAAGGCCGGCGCGCTCTTCTCGATGATGTCCGGCAGCGGTTCCACCGTGTACGGTCTCTTTCCAGATGAACCTGCGGCACATCGGTGCGCGGCTCCCTTCGCGGCTGCCGGGTACCGGACATTCGTCACGCCTCCGCATTTCACGGGTGCCTGA
- a CDS encoding TonB-dependent receptor plug domain-containing protein encodes MNPTLPRRASLFTLVAIITLAAIGPSAAQDKEKRTERPLPVAGSPPPDSTRKARPDTVMHFDVRRWAGSMTLSADTTRTITATAMEWQTPVSLSDILANVPGVFMTDPSGVGQYARPSVHGIDWRGTVVMVDGIPMSDASAGAPNLSMIPAGMADRIEIAAGTRSFVYGTGATGAAINIIRPRLSRVTPVTRIRYEESDYSYATSDGLFVQDISQRVNVQAGYQYQGTSGRFDNSGHEQWNLRTDVRYHPSKDWDLTAHYLYTQTQTGLNEGIDLARTGTALAFSTQQALARNPDAYEKITRHDMALQLSGSITGDSTAHTSVSAYRSHFLREYRDEENRTTPNGLYLAEDHRLARTGLHMRQRFDHGPHALTLGLSLDDQRTLSGSAMGTRVRTTIAGSFISELAFGGKNSWAVYGRVDNTAKHMYFGGGSDVRLGAGDLLTLTAGAAVMERPTTFTEPIFWGKVMPTIFADKERHVLFEAGVELALGDLGTAKINYGYRTIRNFIGISSGLLMTSAVQAADTLRPWVFIQTSDEECRLHSLDLALQLHIAWFTIEGTGGIVHWEKMPNIAMDEPPRGYARGGIYYRNRILNDNLELQVGVRGQVRGRYYGSTVLSRDLLPLTNTSTQLGAASTLDLVLVGHIGDAYIHVLWENVTDVQYFTTPFTPALGRRFRFGVSWEFLN; translated from the coding sequence ATGAACCCCACGCTTCCGCGCAGGGCCTCACTCTTCACCCTTGTAGCGATCATCACGCTTGCAGCGATTGGTCCCTCCGCTGCCCAGGACAAAGAGAAACGGACCGAGCGTCCTCTCCCCGTTGCTGGTTCTCCACCTCCCGATTCAACCCGCAAGGCACGGCCTGACACCGTGATGCATTTCGATGTCCGCCGTTGGGCCGGATCCATGACGCTCTCCGCGGATACGACCCGTACCATCACTGCAACGGCGATGGAATGGCAGACGCCCGTCTCCCTCTCCGATATCCTCGCGAACGTGCCGGGTGTCTTCATGACCGACCCGTCGGGTGTCGGTCAATACGCGCGTCCCTCTGTCCACGGCATCGACTGGCGGGGCACGGTCGTCATGGTGGACGGAATCCCGATGAGCGATGCATCCGCCGGGGCACCCAACCTCTCGATGATCCCCGCCGGGATGGCGGACCGCATCGAGATCGCGGCCGGCACGCGGTCGTTCGTGTACGGTACCGGTGCGACAGGGGCAGCGATCAACATCATCCGTCCGCGGCTCTCGCGCGTCACCCCGGTGACCCGCATCCGCTACGAAGAATCCGATTACAGCTATGCCACCAGCGATGGGCTCTTCGTTCAGGATATCAGTCAGCGCGTCAACGTGCAGGCCGGGTACCAGTATCAGGGAACGAGCGGACGGTTCGACAACAGCGGACATGAGCAGTGGAACCTCCGGACGGATGTCCGCTACCATCCGTCGAAGGACTGGGACCTGACCGCACATTACCTCTACACGCAGACACAGACGGGGTTGAACGAGGGGATCGATCTTGCGCGAACGGGCACCGCGCTCGCCTTCTCCACGCAGCAGGCGCTTGCCAGGAATCCTGACGCCTACGAGAAGATCACGCGCCACGACATGGCGCTCCAGCTCTCCGGAAGCATCACCGGCGACTCGACCGCGCACACCTCGGTGTCGGCGTACCGGTCGCACTTCCTCCGCGAATACCGGGATGAAGAGAATCGCACGACGCCCAACGGCCTGTATCTTGCAGAGGATCATCGTCTCGCGCGGACCGGCCTCCATATGCGTCAACGCTTCGACCATGGCCCTCACGCACTCACCCTGGGCCTCTCGCTGGATGACCAGCGGACGCTCTCCGGTTCGGCAATGGGTACGCGGGTCAGGACCACCATCGCCGGCTCTTTCATCAGCGAGCTCGCGTTCGGAGGGAAGAATAGCTGGGCGGTGTACGGCAGGGTGGACAACACCGCGAAGCATATGTACTTCGGCGGTGGAAGCGATGTGCGGCTTGGCGCGGGCGATCTGCTGACCCTCACTGCTGGTGCAGCCGTCATGGAACGCCCCACGACGTTCACGGAACCCATCTTCTGGGGGAAAGTGATGCCGACGATCTTCGCCGACAAGGAGCGCCACGTTCTCTTCGAGGCCGGCGTGGAGCTCGCACTCGGCGATCTCGGGACGGCGAAGATCAATTATGGCTACCGGACGATCCGGAACTTCATCGGCATCTCCTCCGGCCTGCTGATGACGTCGGCGGTGCAGGCGGCAGACACGCTGCGGCCATGGGTCTTCATCCAGACGAGTGACGAGGAGTGCCGGTTGCACAGCCTGGATCTGGCGCTGCAACTGCACATCGCGTGGTTCACGATCGAAGGCACCGGCGGCATCGTCCACTGGGAGAAGATGCCGAATATTGCCATGGATGAGCCGCCGCGGGGGTACGCACGCGGAGGGATCTACTACCGGAACCGGATCCTGAACGATAACCTGGAACTGCAGGTGGGTGTACGCGGACAGGTGCGGGGGAGGTATTACGGCTCCACGGTCCTCAGCCGGGATCTTCTGCCTCTGACGAACACCAGCACCCAGCTGGGCGCCGCGTCCACTCTCGACCTGGTACTTGTCGGCCACATCGGCGATGCGTACATCCACGTCCTCTGGGAGAACGTCACCGACGTCCAGTATTTCACCACCCCCTTCACTCCTGCGCTGGGCCGTCGGTTCAGGTTCGGCGTCTCATGGGAGTTCCTGAATTAG
- a CDS encoding DinB family protein, whose protein sequence is MDKGIALLVRMLQQAYDRKAWHGTNLRGSLRGLSPAEAAWRPGAGRHSIQELALHCAYWKYTVVRRLTGAKRGSFPLEGSNFFARPGIPSPQQWKDDLRLLEEMHRTLIDTVGSLRDRDLLRKAPGGSGKVTIEAVVYGVACHDVYHAGQIQLIKRGMRHGG, encoded by the coding sequence ATGGATAAAGGCATCGCTCTGCTTGTCCGTATGCTCCAACAGGCTTACGACCGCAAGGCATGGCACGGCACCAATCTGCGCGGGTCACTCAGGGGGCTGTCGCCGGCAGAGGCTGCATGGCGCCCCGGGGCCGGACGTCACAGTATCCAGGAACTTGCACTCCACTGCGCGTATTGGAAATACACTGTCGTTCGACGCCTCACCGGCGCGAAGCGCGGGTCATTCCCCCTGGAGGGAAGCAACTTCTTTGCCCGCCCCGGGATCCCGTCGCCGCAGCAATGGAAGGACGACCTCCGGCTTCTCGAAGAGATGCATCGCACGCTGATCGACACCGTGGGTTCACTGCGCGACAGGGACCTGCTCCGGAAAGCGCCGGGGGGATCGGGAAAGGTGACCATCGAAGCGGTAGTGTACGGGGTTGCGTGTCACGATGTGTATCATGCGGGACAGATACAGTTGATCAAGCGAGGCATGCGGCATGGGGGGTGA
- a CDS encoding glycosyltransferase family 4 protein codes for MRILVINWQDITNPLGGGAEVHLHSIFSRVARRGHDVTLLCSGHPGAPATEVRDGLTIVRRGGRSTFNVTALLSYLREFRTQPFDVVIDDLNKIPFLTPLFVRKPLVGIAHHLFGTSIYREVNPVVASYVYLMEQLGLLVYRLSGMPFFVVSPSTQKEFEDLGFAPSRLHLVHNCVDHVVHRPAPERRSATPVIGVVGRMKRYKCVDHVLQAMPALLKVRPDVRLLVVGDGDDRPRLHEQVHTLGISGAVTFTGYVSDARKVELLQEMWFGVTTSSKEGWGLTVLEANACGTPVIATNVPGLRDAVKDGETGVLVPFGDIPSLEKEMVALLNDPTRRERLTTGALSWAAEFNWDTAAEKTIAVLEGVVNSRRPRE; via the coding sequence ATGCGCATCCTCGTCATCAACTGGCAGGACATCACCAATCCGCTTGGCGGCGGGGCGGAGGTGCACCTTCATAGTATCTTCTCGCGCGTGGCGCGGCGCGGACACGATGTGACGCTGTTGTGCAGCGGCCATCCGGGCGCGCCTGCCACCGAGGTTCGCGACGGTCTGACGATCGTTCGCCGCGGAGGGCGGTCCACATTCAATGTGACCGCCCTTCTGTCGTATCTGCGTGAATTCCGGACGCAACCGTTCGATGTCGTCATCGACGACCTGAACAAGATCCCGTTCCTCACCCCGCTCTTCGTCCGGAAACCGCTCGTCGGCATCGCCCACCATCTCTTCGGCACGAGCATCTACCGCGAGGTCAACCCCGTCGTCGCCTCGTATGTGTACCTCATGGAACAGCTCGGGCTGCTCGTGTACCGGCTGAGCGGCATGCCGTTCTTCGTTGTCTCCCCCAGCACGCAGAAGGAATTCGAGGACCTCGGTTTCGCGCCGTCGCGGCTCCACCTCGTGCACAACTGCGTCGACCATGTCGTGCACCGGCCGGCGCCGGAACGACGCTCTGCCACGCCCGTGATCGGGGTCGTCGGGCGTATGAAACGGTACAAATGCGTGGACCACGTGCTGCAGGCGATGCCCGCGCTCCTGAAGGTGCGCCCCGATGTTCGGCTCCTGGTCGTGGGTGATGGGGATGACCGTCCACGGCTGCACGAGCAGGTGCATACGCTCGGGATCAGTGGTGCCGTGACCTTCACGGGCTATGTGAGCGACGCGCGGAAGGTGGAGCTGCTGCAGGAGATGTGGTTCGGCGTGACGACGTCATCGAAGGAGGGGTGGGGGCTCACGGTACTGGAGGCGAACGCCTGCGGTACACCGGTGATCGCGACGAATGTGCCGGGTCTGCGTGATGCGGTGAAGGACGGTGAGACCGGGGTCCTGGTGCCGTTCGGTGATATCCCGTCCCTCGAGAAGGAGATGGTGGCCTTGTTGAACGACCCCACACGGCGTGAGAGGTTGACGACGGGGGCGCTTTCCTGGGCTGCTGAATTCAACTGGGATACTGCTGCCGAAAAGACCATTGCGGTGCTGGAGGGGGTGGTCAATTCACGGCGACCACGGGAGTGA
- a CDS encoding DUF2723 domain-containing protein, giving the protein MTNNTLNRIIAAVVFVASFGVYLLTLAPTVVFWDVGEFIAAAKLMQVPHPPGSPLFLLLTRFAMMIPVAADQAVRAHMLSALLSALAILFGYLATVKIVEIFRGAAADLLDRIAVYGSSAIGALALAFSTSYWGNSIEAEVYGASMLFLNAIMWLILRWRERSETPGNEKYLLLIAYLIGLSLGVHLLALLAIFPVAMIIYFRKFEVTVSSFMKFALVAFGIFIVVYPGIVKYLPGMMDGDFMGKKSVVMEYLPWLIIAAIAYGVYSSFQKKQKLLHIGLLAMLLIIIGYTTYVQVVIRSNANPPMNENEPSNLARLTAYLGREQYGDAPLFMPRRYSQEPHQQGIYTKYSSDYDFMFRYQLNHMFFRYLFWNFIGSEGDAQDSGVRWSSTFGIPFFIGVLGLFAHFRKDWKIALVLLAAFIILGPVLALYQNQQEPQPRERDYFYVGAFFIFSVWITIGIVALVDWVRTLTQERSVRTAFTVAIVAVLLVAIPGQLLKASWKDHNRSGNYVAWDYSYNMLQSCEQDAILFTNGDNDTFPLWYLQDVEGVRRDVRIVNLSLVNTPWYIKQMKATPYYKDAKAVPISLSESQIENIQPVIWEPRQLDLPVTREAIARYNVTDTSIVRTGKITFLMRNTLEVGQTRAIRIQDIMVRDIIYTNQWKRPIYFAVTCAPDSKIGLDEYLWFHGLAWRFEPRKVNREDLGLDKGILEANLYNEPAGFSTTPQYGYKWRGIADSSVYFDENTTRLMLNYRSAFIRLAMYYMNVEGNSGKGIETLDRMEKLMPREKIPMGWELMSDLANIYDRFGRKDKYEELSQELEVTARALIKSGQANVNSYYNPYRVLLDIYEVRKDHRKSLELLQELQVQFPQDPNLRARVESLRLQVAHEDSAAKVAGK; this is encoded by the coding sequence ATGACCAACAACACCCTCAACCGCATCATCGCGGCCGTTGTCTTCGTTGCCTCGTTCGGCGTGTATCTTCTGACGCTCGCTCCCACGGTCGTCTTCTGGGATGTGGGCGAGTTCATCGCCGCGGCGAAACTGATGCAGGTTCCCCATCCTCCGGGCTCGCCGCTCTTCCTGCTGCTCACCCGGTTCGCCATGATGATCCCTGTGGCAGCGGACCAGGCGGTGCGTGCGCACATGCTCTCGGCGCTGCTCAGTGCTCTGGCGATCCTGTTCGGGTACCTTGCCACCGTGAAGATCGTCGAGATCTTCCGGGGTGCTGCCGCCGATCTGCTCGATCGGATCGCGGTGTACGGATCGTCGGCCATCGGTGCCCTGGCCCTGGCATTCAGCACCTCGTACTGGGGAAATTCCATTGAGGCCGAAGTCTACGGCGCGAGCATGCTGTTCCTCAATGCCATCATGTGGCTCATCCTTCGCTGGCGTGAGCGTTCGGAGACCCCGGGGAACGAGAAGTACCTGCTCCTCATCGCCTATCTGATCGGCCTCTCCCTTGGCGTCCACCTCCTCGCCCTTCTGGCGATCTTCCCGGTGGCCATGATCATCTACTTCCGGAAGTTCGAGGTCACCGTCTCCAGCTTCATGAAGTTCGCCCTGGTGGCATTCGGGATCTTCATCGTCGTGTATCCCGGCATCGTCAAGTATCTGCCGGGCATGATGGACGGCGATTTCATGGGTAAGAAGAGTGTGGTGATGGAGTACCTCCCGTGGCTGATCATCGCCGCCATCGCCTACGGTGTGTATTCATCGTTCCAGAAGAAGCAGAAGTTGCTCCACATCGGCCTGCTGGCGATGTTGCTCATCATCATCGGCTATACCACGTACGTCCAGGTCGTGATCCGGTCGAATGCCAATCCGCCGATGAACGAGAACGAACCGAGCAACCTTGCCCGGCTCACCGCCTACCTCGGCCGCGAACAGTATGGCGATGCGCCGCTGTTCATGCCGCGCCGGTACAGCCAGGAGCCGCACCAGCAGGGGATCTATACGAAATACAGCAGCGACTACGATTTCATGTTCCGGTACCAGTTGAACCACATGTTCTTCCGGTACCTGTTCTGGAACTTCATCGGGTCCGAGGGCGATGCGCAGGATTCAGGCGTTCGCTGGTCTTCGACATTCGGCATCCCCTTCTTCATAGGAGTGCTGGGTCTGTTCGCGCATTTCCGGAAGGACTGGAAGATCGCACTCGTGCTGCTTGCCGCCTTCATCATCCTGGGGCCGGTCCTGGCACTGTATCAGAATCAACAGGAGCCCCAGCCGCGTGAACGCGACTATTTCTATGTCGGCGCGTTCTTCATCTTCTCTGTGTGGATCACGATCGGCATCGTGGCCCTGGTCGATTGGGTACGGACGCTGACGCAGGAACGGTCGGTGCGCACCGCCTTCACGGTCGCCATCGTCGCCGTGCTGCTTGTCGCGATCCCCGGACAGCTTCTGAAAGCGAGCTGGAAGGACCACAACCGCTCGGGCAACTATGTGGCGTGGGACTATTCCTACAACATGCTGCAGTCGTGTGAACAGGATGCGATCCTCTTCACGAACGGCGACAATGACACGTTCCCGCTCTGGTACCTCCAGGATGTGGAAGGCGTCCGCCGGGATGTGCGGATCGTGAACCTGAGCCTCGTGAACACGCCGTGGTACATCAAACAGATGAAGGCGACCCCGTATTACAAGGACGCCAAGGCGGTCCCCATCAGCCTGTCCGAAAGCCAGATCGAGAATATCCAGCCCGTGATCTGGGAGCCGCGACAGCTCGACCTGCCGGTGACCCGGGAGGCGATCGCGCGCTATAATGTCACGGACACTTCGATCGTCCGCACCGGAAAGATCACCTTCCTCATGCGGAACACGTTGGAAGTGGGCCAGACCCGGGCGATCCGCATCCAGGATATCATGGTGCGGGATATCATCTACACGAACCAGTGGAAGCGACCGATCTATTTCGCGGTGACGTGTGCGCCGGACAGCAAGATCGGGCTGGATGAGTATCTCTGGTTCCACGGGCTCGCGTGGCGGTTCGAGCCACGCAAGGTGAACCGCGAGGACCTCGGACTCGACAAAGGCATCCTCGAAGCGAATCTGTACAATGAGCCGGCAGGATTCTCCACGACGCCGCAGTACGGATACAAGTGGCGCGGCATCGCCGATTCGTCCGTGTACTTCGACGAGAACACGACCCGTCTGATGTTGAACTACCGGTCGGCGTTCATCCGCCTTGCCATGTACTATATGAACGTGGAAGGCAACTCCGGCAAGGGCATCGAGACGCTCGACCGCATGGAGAAGCTCATGCCGCGCGAGAAGATCCCGATGGGCTGGGAACTCATGTCGGACCTGGCGAACATCTATGACCGGTTCGGCCGCAAGGACAAATATGAAGAGCTCTCGCAAGAGCTCGAAGTCACCGCCCGCGCGCTGATCAAGAGCGGTCAGGCGAACGTGAACAGCTACTACAATCCGTACCGGGTCCTGCTGGATATCTATGAAGTGCGCAAGGATCACCGGAAGTCGCTGGAGCTGCTGCAGGAATTGCAGGTACAGTTCCCGCAGGACCCGAACCTCCGTGCGCGTGTCGAGAGCCTGAGGCTCCAGGTCGCCCACGAAGATTCGGCCGCAAAGGTGGCGGGGAAGTAG
- the hemW gene encoding radical SAM family heme chaperone HemW yields MTKPKGTDGPIGLYVHVPFCERKCAYCDFYSLENHGGIDAFPDQIVREIALYADTADPARVRTLYYGGGTPSVLSIGQLGVLQDGFRRAFRWEPEAEITIEVNPGTVDRASLAAYRTLGFNRLSIGVQSFDPTALSFLGRIHSADDARRCIGDARDAGFTNISIDLIYSVPGQTDARWYATLDEAIALGPEHISAYSLIVEEDTPLFVQVHEGTVTPNADLQEAALYEGTMARLSRAGYEHYEVSNYARRGCHSRHNSSYWDHATYLGFGPSAHSFLAPGQDRAAMRWSNVRSLQGWAGMVGRGERPLAGEEVLSRQELFEEGVFLGLRANGLDVARVERLSGERFTTRQRDTLHSLVTGGLAREEGEHIRLTPAGFLICDEICARMLVP; encoded by the coding sequence ATGACGAAGCCCAAGGGTACGGATGGGCCGATCGGGCTCTATGTCCATGTACCGTTCTGTGAACGGAAGTGTGCCTACTGCGATTTCTATTCGTTGGAGAATCACGGGGGGATCGATGCCTTTCCGGATCAGATCGTCCGTGAGATCGCCCTGTATGCGGACACCGCTGATCCTGCACGGGTCCGTACGCTGTACTACGGTGGCGGCACCCCATCGGTACTGTCCATCGGGCAGTTGGGTGTGCTGCAGGATGGATTCCGGCGTGCGTTCCGGTGGGAACCTGAAGCCGAGATCACGATCGAGGTGAATCCGGGCACGGTCGACCGCGCTTCGCTTGCGGCGTACCGGACGCTCGGCTTCAACCGCCTGAGCATCGGTGTGCAGTCCTTCGACCCCACAGCACTCTCGTTCCTCGGGCGTATCCATTCGGCCGACGACGCGCGGAGGTGTATCGGCGATGCGCGGGATGCAGGGTTCACCAATATCAGTATCGACCTCATCTACTCCGTCCCGGGTCAGACCGATGCGCGTTGGTATGCCACACTTGACGAGGCTATCGCGCTGGGGCCGGAACACATCTCCGCGTACAGTCTCATCGTAGAAGAGGATACCCCGCTGTTCGTTCAGGTGCACGAAGGAACGGTGACCCCGAATGCCGACCTCCAGGAGGCGGCGCTCTACGAGGGGACCATGGCTCGGTTGTCGCGTGCCGGGTATGAGCACTATGAGGTATCGAACTACGCGCGCCGGGGTTGCCACAGCAGGCACAATAGTTCGTACTGGGACCATGCGACGTATCTGGGCTTCGGTCCATCGGCCCATTCCTTCCTCGCGCCTGGCCAGGATCGGGCAGCGATGCGCTGGTCCAATGTGAGAAGCCTCCAGGGGTGGGCGGGCATGGTGGGAAGAGGCGAACGCCCCCTGGCCGGGGAAGAAGTGCTTTCGCGTCAGGAATTGTTCGAAGAGGGGGTATTCCTGGGGCTGCGCGCCAACGGTCTGGATGTGGCGCGTGTCGAACGACTGAGCGGGGAGCGGTTCACCACCCGCCAGCGTGATACGCTCCACAGCCTGGTGACAGGCGGTCTTGCCCGCGAGGAAGGGGAGCACATCCGGCTCACGCCGGCGGGGTTCCTGATCTGCGACGAGATCTGCGCCCGTATGCTGGTTCCTTGA